Within Mytilus edulis chromosome 10, xbMytEdul2.2, whole genome shotgun sequence, the genomic segment attttgataaataaccACCAGCACACCATTATTCTTAACAATTCATCTGTATTGTATACAAATGTCTGTCAGGTCAGACTATAAATAAACACACATATAAACTGCAATACTATACTCTATACAACAAAGCACCGATATTTATATACACTTTAGAGAACATGTAATACATATTCAAAATAGGATTATGGTGTAACACACTGATATGAATAAAATCTATGTTAATGAATCTATGATTTCAATGTTTCCCTATTCTACCAAAACGTGAGCAGATTACAAAAATTCAACAACTTTtcaattgctataaatatatagCAAAGTCATGGTTTGTTGTAAACTTCAAAGATAATCTTAACTTAAAGATGAGACAAGAGGTATAAAATGACCTAAGATTTTAAGGTCACTGGTTTGTGACATGTTGGAGGATTGCAAATAAAAAGTGTAGATAAATGAACTGACAAAAATGACCAATATATCTTCCCATTTTTTACTTTGTActaatatgaaaattaataaatgctTTGCTATAATTAAATCTAAATGACATAAAgatgtcataaaaaaaatattgattctataaaaaaaaaaggtgaaatgatttttttcctttagaATTCCAAAttctatttcaacaaatagaAATTCTATTTCAACAAATAGTTTTTTCCACTTTCAAGTCACATTGAATTTTTCCAGTCTGTTTACTTTCAGCAGAAATACCAATCTTTAGTTAACACCAATCTTTAGTTAACAAACGATCATAATCTGTCTAAATAATTTGCTAGTTTGTATTCTAAGTAAAGTAAAATCTAGTAAagatgtaaattctttttgtatGCCTGATGGATTTCTTAATAAGAATCAAAAACTTGTTCAACTTGGCTTTTAAATTATAGCATCATGTGTATACTCAAATAGTATATCAAATTTGTAATAGTtactaatgatttttaaaaatttcctcATGAAGATAAAATGGTGtacaattaatattaataataaattggcagctatttttaaaaaatgcacaTTTTCTTTGACTAGAGACGCAAAAGATTTCCTTTATAGACAACAATACATAGTATCTTAACATGATTATTATTAACACATAGGAGGGTACTAATGCCCTTTACTGTCAGGTCTTAAATGGTCATTTTCGGCTACCGTTaccgtcaaattggttaaaattttactgtgattCATCAAAATATCCTTATTGTGATATGTCAAATGTCttaaataattatcgttaccgttatttttggagaaaaaaaaagcatgattcgtcaaattcagctgatttttttaatCGTCTAAATGAAAGTGTACATTTAATCATCATGCACTGAAAATTACCGTTAAcatggcaagaatttttaccattatacttcatgaaggtacccccattactagCCTCATATAGTCATTCATTTATGGTACCTCTGAAATAGTCTCATTAAAACTCATGCCTATGTAATTcatatacaaacaaaaaaggtcACTTATAAAgtcatataaacacaaacttttcattttctatattttccaTCTGTGAATATTTAATGTTACTGAAATTTTAAATTTCCCATGGctttgtacattttaaaaatgCCCTTACATCATAATGCTCTATGGAAACATTTTCCCCAAAACAATGTATATGTTGGTTTATGATTTAGAAAAACCATGTCCAATTAACCAAGTGGCATCATAACTGACTTGAGCCACTTGGATCATCATGATAAGTTCCATGTCCTGTGTAGTTATTGGAATCAATCCGAGTCATCCCCTTCCGTTGAGTAATCTGAATCACTATCGTCATCTTTTTCTGCGTCTTCATCTTCAGATATATCCCATTGTGGATGATCTTCTATAATCTTAGCATCCTTAACATCaagctaaaaaagaaaataattatactATTACCGTATATGTCAGGAATGTGTAATTATCAATGTGAAAATGATTCCACTAAAACCCATGTTATCTAACAGTAGTACATGAAGGTATAAATAgtgtaaacattgttaaattatcATTAAATCCTGTATATGGTATCAGTCAggtgtaaatatttatagaataattaaTTGAAGAATTCATAATTAAAGAAATATTCACTGAGTCACGGAACAATACATTAATTCTCAAATGTGCATAGCCCATGAGTCATTTATCTGTATTGTTCAGTCacatgttgaatatttttctatattttaattctttgatttgtttttctatttattacATTGACCACAGGctattttataaaatcaaaataagaaattttttaaaataatatgtttttctaCACATTCACAATTTGCTTTAATTGACCATACCTATTATTGTATGCCGTCAAAGGAGGGAAATAACCaagtttatttcacatgtgaaattgtcagtttttatttcactggaaAATCATGATAAATTCAAAACAATGTAATAATATATGGTAATGATTTTGTGtagttttattttacataaatcatATAAATAATGTGCTACGTAACACTGTATATTTTTTACTGGTGTGACGTTGTAAGTTTTGGACCTTTTGTACTGCAGCTATTAATTACAAATATCCAACTTACCTTAATATTTTGTGCCTGGTCAAAATCAAAGAAGGAATCAGATTTCAGGTTGACAGTATATGTATAAGCACCTGGTTTACCTGGGGCTAAAAATTTCAAGGTAATctgaaaaagttgaaaaaataaataaaaaataagaaatgaagTTCAAATTGCTGAAAATAGTAATGGACAACAGAGTGAAAATATATGAATTGGTGAGAGTAACAGATGATAAGTATAAATATACTGTTAATCGCAATAATTGGAGCtcacattttcatttattttatatgaattaaacaggactTTCTTAATATCACAATCTAAATTAACAAAATCGCATAataaatgcaataatttctgaatttacagtagacaAGAGTGTAAGCCAATTGATAACATCTTCAATCTCGTTTGGTGGCTTAGTAATATCAACACATGCAGTTTTATGTTGGATTGTTTCCCCTTTCATTCAAGTTTCAAAATGATCAAGATAATAATAATTACCTCTTCCTTTTCTTTCAGTGTTAATATCTGTACAGGTGCTGTAATTAACATATGTTGTTTCTTATCAGAAACATATAACCACCATCCTTCTTGTTTAGCCTAGAAATAAACCAAATATTACATATTATATAGACAAAAGATGTAAACAATATACACATTGCTATAATCAAACTAAGTAGGATTTTTTTGCTTGAAAaaagatagattttttttttaaatcttaagaACTATCACTTATTCTGCCTACATCTTAGTTTGTGTGACCTTACCTCTGGGAAATATGGACAATGTACAGCAGGACTTTCCTTTGCTTTAGTTTCTATTGAGAATTCTTTTTTTGCTTCTTCTTGATATATTTTCCATTGTTCTTCATCATCTAAGGCGTGTTCATCATCTTTATCTTTGTCTTTTTTCGTTTCAAATCCTGACCCAGAGGATCGTCTTTTTGACAGAGCTGAACTACTTGCAGAGTTCTCTGCCTCAGAATCATGTTCCTCTTGTTCAGATTCTACTTCAGATTCATCATTATCGGGATTTGTAGCTACAACTGCCTGTAAATGGATAGGataacatatttttcatgttgtTATAAATGTAGACTTACATTAAGATACAAAACAATTCTAAAAGACACAAATACCATTTAATTTTCAGTgaccattttaaaatttatcaaaatattacaaAGTGAAGGAATTCCCGAAAGAAGGGcgttttgataattttatgtcAATAATATGCATattgcattttttaaatcaaatactgTGGACTTATAATTTGTAATTCATAGGATTgtcattttcatacattttttgggTCGAGAATAGCCAGGAGTTCAAATGATcaacaaattcattttttttgtataggCTTGTATGCATACTCTggtcaaacaaaaaaaaacaaaataatatccatcaaaattcaattttttctcATCCACAAAAAAATTGATATCCcagaaataaatgaatctacaatAATCTTGCCATTCAAAAACACATAAATGACACATTTTTCCAACCATCATAATTCCTGGATATTCTTCACCCTttcaataaatacatttattcttGTGTGTGAATATCTTTATATTCTTGTCTGTTAATTCTTCACAAAATTATATCTTATAAAATTTCTTCTTACCTTTCCTTCGTCGTCAGTATCCCCTTTTTCCTCCTTCTCCTCAGATTTTTCTTCTGTTTTGTCACTTGCAGCACCAGCGGCAGATGTTGATGCTGCTTTCCAGTTAAATGCTTGTTTTGCTTTCTTTTTTGGTTTTGCTGCCTTTTTCTTTCCTTTCTTTGGTTTTTCCCAAGCTTTCTGTACTACTTTCTTTTGTGTATTGTCATCATTCTGTGTGCGAAAATGAAAATTGCAAACATTACAGAAAAATCTGTTCTAAACTCCTCTCTTCGTCAAATTGACAAAGTTTGTATTTTTCATCTTtgattatattttcttataacaGTATTTGTGGACAGAAAAAAAGTGGCACAAGctagattttaaattttgaaaattgtagTTAAAAATATTCGTGAAACACTATTATGGTTTACAAGTATAATGACATACATTAGCCTCAGTTTCTTCTGTTTCTTCTATATTCTCTATTTCTGGAGCATTGTCTTCTTGTTCTTGTTCAAACAGAACCTCTAAATCTTGTCTAGTAAGAGTGACAGTGACCGTCACTATAGAACCAGCTGTAATCGTGGAATCTTCATCATCCAAAACTGAAAAGAAGACGGTTACTTAAATAATGCCATAAAAATGTGAGCATAGACaggtaaagattgctttatttTGCACTGTGAACTGCATGGCATTAAGAAACGGAACAATATTAAGACTTCCTTTCTAAATAGTTGACTGATTTATTTTTAGTGCTTAAAGGGAAACCAGTGGCCGAGTGGTCTTAGTAATCGACCTATTATATCACTAGACAGACAACACTGACGTTGCGAGTTTTCAAATCCCACAAATGGTAGATGTACTTGACTCCAATCTTTAATataattgactagaattgtcagtaTGTGTACCTATGGTTGTGGTTTTCCAGGGACTTGGGCTTCTACACCAATATACACTGACTGCCACGACATAGCATAAAACTTAACATTTAATATTTTAGCTCAATAAAAAAACCAATGTAAATAAGACCTACCTTCAGACCTTATAGTCATGATAATGTGTGGCATGGTGGCACAAACACTCATTACATGTAAATAAGACCTACCTTCAGACCTTATAGTCATGATAATGTGTGGTATGGTGGCACAAACACTCATCACATGTAAATAAGACCTACCTTCAGACCTTATAGTCATGACAATATATGGCATGGTGGCACAAACACTCATCACATCACGGTACTCATCAGGTGACAACTGTCTACACAAAGATTTCCTTTCACTGTCCTTCATTCCTATAAAATCTTTAATTCGTGTGATGTGTCTCTGCAAAGAAAAAAACACTCCATATGATATAACTTTTATgttcattgtaaaataaaataattataaaataactaaCCGAAGAATTCAattaaagaaaattattcaacGAGTGACCCAACAACACATTTATAAACGAATGTGCACAGCACATAATTTAATTATCAGCGTTTTTctgtcacgagttgaatatttttctaattGGCAAATGTTTAATATGaaattaatatagaaaatgcaaggagctatatttttttctatgcattCCTAATTTGTTTTCATCTGACGTATTGGCAACATCTATTGTTGTATAATGTCAGAAGAGTGatataaccacgtttatttcacgtcaaattatctgtttttatttccctgggaaatcaatgtaataacgaattatatttatacaaacacCTGTGTGATgcttattttgtgaaaatttccAACAAAACTACTATAGTTTATAGTATAATGTATTtactttaaagttttattttcaaacatgtaaACTCtaattttttatacaataaattgcAGTCAGATGAGAAGTACCAAAACCTGTTTCTATCAGGCATGACAAAATAAGTGAAGTTGTAGCAACAGACAAGGCATTTCAAGTTTATATAACATGTAAAAGTTTTGTTAtttagatttcatttcattttgataCTATATATAGAGCACAATCAGGAACTAGAACTATGACTAAATCAAATGGGCTATTCTTTTATTGAAAGTCATATGGTGTCCTACACTTGCTTAgattcacttcatttgaattcCAGTAGATATTAGTCCCATTAGCTATCATACAACatcactttattttttaatatgcaCTAGACTGTTGGTGttcctatttgaatggttttacactagatatttttgggccctttatagttttCTGTTCAATGTGAGCCGAGGATCCTTGTTAAAGGCTgtcctttgacctataatggtttactttttatacattgtaacttggacggagtgttgtctcattgccactcattaCGCATCTTCTTATTTAATTGTAATCCTATTTCAAAACCTATATATCTTACCTTTTTGGTACTGAAATGTTTTAACATTTCTGGTTTGATGTGTGGTAGCTGTAACAGTGGACTAGATTTCTGGTCCAGGCCCTGTATAATCATCTGTGATACCTTCATACAATTCTCAACGGTCTCTAGTCTTGGCATATATTGTACagctaaaattagaaaataataaataaatcaaaacttatttttgagataatttAAGACAGAGTTCTACAGAAATATATGTATCTTTATCCTCAGTGACATCTGAACAGTAATGTCAACCAAGGTTATATATAGACACATAATTTAAATAGGAATAAAATAAGAGTggttttaaatttttgtgtttttaggttgctgtcttattgatgtaTACCCcacaaattcttttattttttaaacaatatttcatCATGTTTTTCTGGTGTCTAGGATAAAATATCTATGCATGAAATAAAGACTTTCAAAAGATGATCAATAAAGTTCtatttcttattctttttaacATTGTCTCATATATTCAATcttgttgtttttatcttttctgcTTTAAAGTTcgtaacaaataaataaatgttgatGTGTTACTTCCAAACAGTCAAAATAACCTGAACTTATAAGTTATCATTTATAGGTATTTTTTCTAATACCTTAATTCAAAGAAAGAGTTTCTACACCATAAAATTGTTTTAGTACACTGCAAACAATgatctttttaaaagaatgtgtGAATTTATGATGgttatttaatgatttaaaatgaCACTGTGCTATAACCAAGACCAAAAAATAATGTAACCTTAACTAACTTGAGTCCTTACATATCATTAGTGCTACTGTGTATAAAGTTAACTGCAAATGAgatgataaaatgaaataattccaagttaaaaCACAATAGTAAGCCAATAACATTAGCATGATCTCAAACATGTGCAAATCTATAACTTTGATATGACTAAGcttatttcaaatgttaaaatgGATATACATTCTTACGAAACACTTTTTCTTTTGAGAGTGCTGCAGTATAacaattatattttgttaaatacaAATGAAACAATTACTAACTTACTGGTTATTCTGAaaaagattttatattataataattgaAAAGAAGTAgggtaaatatataaaatattctttGTAATCTGAATGCTTTAACCAGGCTTGTTACAGACAAAGATGGGTTGACAGAAAAGAATAGCatctgtatgtattgtattgtCTTAAGCAAAGAGATTCTCTTTACATACCATTCCTAGCAGCTCCTGAAACTAACTGTGCTACAATGGTCACCATCTCATTGACCAGAAATGGAGTCTTCTTCAGGACGTACATCTTATCTAAatataaataatgatttatatgacagtttttcaataaaaaaaaatatatctagtTAACAGTTAACAAGTAAACCATGTTAGCAGGAAGTGAGATAAAATAACAGCGGCAAGTtgactttttacacattgtgacttggatggagaattatCTCatactacatcatgtacatctaCTTTCTATTTATTGTATGTCAGTGTAATCACAGGATTGCACTTTACATTGGAATGTGTTAAAACATACAAATTTCTTTTTGGGTCATTTGTACAATGAAACTGTttgatttaaagatttttttacatattaaGTTTTGCATTATTCTTCTACctgtgaaaaaaacaaattgctctcaaaaataagttggtttatgGTATATGATATATGAAGAGGTTTAAAATCATCGGAGGTTTTATCACGTTGAAAGGTCTAAATTCAAATGAACAAAATTATATTTCTGTATTGATGGTATTACCATAAGGGTGATTGGAGAGTATAAACATAGTTCTCATGTCCAACATTGAGGCATCTGTCTGAATGTTCAGGAAGTGGTTGTGTGTAAATAGGCAGCCATGATAATTTGTCTGATACATCTGACCAAAGTTTTAACATGTAAAAAATCcttaaaacaacttttaattaCTAATCTGTATGACACCtgttaaaatgcaaattttctcAACCTAAGCAAAAATCCAGAGGCAGTCAATATTTCCTGCTCTTCATCTAGTTTGACACAAATTGCagaaaataacttaaaaatattctCTTTCTGAATATGCCTGACATTATTTACAGCCAATCAATGATCACAAATATTTACCTATTTCTAGTGTATTTTGTGATAACTCTAATCTGTTAAAGTGTGCATGAAGTAAAGCCCTGGCTTTTACACTGTATGGGTAACATAAGGGCTTCTCTTTGTGTTTCTCTTCCAAATTGGGTAACATTTTTATCAgctgtaaaaatattatatacattatAAGTTCTcatagaataaaattgatatttttcttcaaatattttataatcttgATACTGTTtctatatttcatgttttttagtcctttttgtatttattttttaaatatttttgaacgatGTACTGTATATCACCACTACAAAAATTCTTAATTGCAGTTGCCCATTTCtccaattttttttggaaaattcaatacagaaaacatttaattttcatatacactgtgttaaaaaaatttggtcaAACTTTATGTCatcaatttaatttttgttcaatGTGACAGATCTGAAGTACTGTAAAATTACttctatttcttatttttattttcaatgattgTGAAATATGTTTGGATTATGAGTTATTGAATTACtgattatttcaataaatttcacCAAAAAGAATGATGTatcaaaatgtatgaaataaatCTCTTTTGCATTGATAAAACAACCAATTAGTTTCTCAAGTAACAATACATTCAGAGAGATGATGATTTGTATATCTCACCTGTGGCACTTCTTCATTGTCACTAGGTCTCTCAACTATCTCTTGGTTGTGAAATTTGTCAAACTCAAATGATCCAGCTAAAACCATTACAACTTCTGCAAAacatttaatcaaatatataggaatttctataacaaaaacaaatctaTTTACTTTTCAATGACAATCAGGTATATTAACAATAAGAACTTTGCTCTTTCCATCTTGTAATATTTTTTGCGTTGACTTTTCTGTCAAACTaatctatatatctataaatctCTGTATCCCTTTTATTTTGTACTTTAACACCATGCATGGTATGTAGGCCAGACTAAACTCAGGATTATGTTGTAAGAAATAGTTTCATAACATCCAACTCCTTAATAGATCACTTAAGAACATCACATTATGTAATATAAGTATAAATGTGTAATGCAATGCAAAAGAACCACCTAATTCACAAAATACCACGTAAGCAAAAATTTGATACTGGATTAATTGCTGTAAAACTCTTCCTTAATTATACTGTTAAActgtacaaagggagataactctaaaataaTTTAGAATCTTCAGGTTTTACATCTTATTGTATTAAGTTTAAACCTGTTGTATTCATAATGGCTGATACTTACTCTTTAACATCATGTTAGGAATTTTCTGGAAGAAGTAGTAATATAATCGTGTTGTGTCAAGTAGGACCTGATCTTTACTAAACTTAATAGATCTGTACCACCATGCTCCCTGAGAAAAGAATTATCACTTTATCAAGAAAACTATGCAGGTACTGCCAACCATAATTGAAGAACacattaatacatttttgttctttttttcatattatgaGCAAATAaccaaaccacaattttaattttcttcaaaAGTACATTTTCTTATGCAATGAAAAGCTGCCTCTGAAAAATTATAGCTATTCACAATTTAATTCTGATCTCCCTTGGCATTCATTATCGAAACAGCTGTTAGGCCATTTTATCAAAAGGAAGTTGAATTAATAAAGGTTTATTTATTCACAACATTCCACTATTGTTGAAATGCTAATGAAGTCTGGAAATATTGTTATTATAATCCTTAGTTTCATATACTGTTTCATTTTCAAGAAAAGGGTCATGAAGGAagggcagtttttttttttatctctatagAAATATACAAGAGAAATAAGTAAAACTGCATCTTTAAGTAATCTTACCACAACAACTGGTAGAAGTACCATGAACAGTAATCCATACACTGCCAGTACCtgaaaaatatgataattatTGTCAAATGATATTACATGAAATAGCAAATTCTTTCATACTTGAATAAAAAGGTCATAGGAATTCAATTTAAAACTCTGGTCCTCATCTGGATTTTTACTCATAAAAAGTTTAATTACTGactgaaaagtaaaacaattatttttactGAAAATTCTAGTAATAAtctgtttaaaaaattaaatttagaaattatcttGACTTAATCAGATGTAAAAGAAGTAGGAGTTTAACGTTACTTAAAATTTCTCTATTCTCTTTTCATGCGGTATCATTGTTTCATTTGATTCTGTAAATTTTacatattctttttaaaagtgcTACTTTTGAATATAGACACTTCCAGGAAATAGGGTACATATTTGGTTATCTAACTTACCCATATTGAATTCTCCTTTTCTATAATCCATTTTGGTAAAGCAATGCCAAACTTTGTAactgaaaatgtgaaaaaaagataaacaatcaTTAGCTAGAGTTATGAAGATCAAATCTGAAAtaaatcttttcaatttggagaaTTCTATATGTTTTATCATACAAGAAATCTAATCAGTAAATGAACTGAAAAAAACATACCACCACTTATAATGCATTATTCAAACAAATTATGTATAAGAAGTCTGTTATATATTGTTTCTTGTTAAAGACACTACAATGTTAATGTCTTCCTTATTGAAGGCTATATGTTGACTTGAAGGTGTTTCATATGTTCTTttctattttagatatttttattacTCTTGCTAAGTCACAACTTCTTCAAAATAGGTAATCTAAACATAGCAATCCTTATGCATTATGGTTCCTGATTTTCTGTATTACAACATGATAGAACTTAACATTGATTTATCAGTAGTTATATACTAACCTCCTGGTCCATCAGGGTTTCCATATTCCTCCCAATTCTTCATTGTTTCCTCATCTGTAAGACtgttaaaaacagaaaaagtaaaataccaTAACAAAAATTTCCAAGTGatttagatttattttcattGAACAAATACTAAATTGCATTGGTAAAGAGTTGTCTACCCTTTTTACCAGCTCATTTTTATCACATTTAAATTGGCTATCAACAATCTAAGCAGTTTGTGtaccttttctcttttttttcattcGTGCAAGACCCTCATGGGTAGCTATCTATAGACAAGGTCATTAAAAATAACCTTGTCGTCTTTTAAGATTTTGAatacctcatttttttttatggtagtttagttttatgaaaaatggttaggGTTGATGCTGAATATAAGGTACATGTGCAATGGGAGTACCTTCACCTTTCCGTTTTATAAGGCATTTTAAGGTTTTAATAATATGCTTTGAACTTACGCAGCATAGGCCTTGGCTATTTTCATAAACTTCTTATGGTCTCCGGTTTCCTTGTCAGGATGGAAAATTAAACTAAGCTTTCTGTAGGCTTTCTTAATTTCTTTCTGACTTGCTCCCTACAATGAAAAAATATGTCACATGTAAAGTTGTGTGGTGAACATCCTATCAATTTATCTATTCAAGTTCTATGACATGTGTGAATAAGaataaacttgtatacattttatttgtagtATCAAATATATCTTTACTATCATCATGTATTTGCAGTACTTCAAAATTTGCTTTCTAATACGGAAAAAATCTTAAGTCCAGGTTTTTGTTTGAATATTCAGAAAACCCATGCAAGTCAATTTATAATGAGAAAAGCTGTAAATTAgtgattttttgtgtgtgtaaatgATTCAAACTTTGCAACAGCATCGATAGCTTGTCACATtcctttttgtaacttttcaaaAGTGTTCTTGTAACTGTCTCTTAAATGACATAACAAGATTTTAAAACTATTCATTTCTCATACAAATGCATTTTCCCAGTGATTAAACAGAACAACTAGTTATATCTTTCTCTTTTTTCGTTATTTTCAATCTTCTCCTAAacaatatttgtcttttttaaagtAAGCTGTTATCAGGTACACTatttgtttaacatgtaaattctaCAATATAAAACTCTTGAAAAACAAACATCAGGAAAAGATCTGAATATACTGTAAATATGACAACAAAACGTACCCTATCAACATCTAGTTCCATATAGGGATCATATTCTACATATTCCATCTGTATCTTTGATACTTTGTAAGCCAATAACAGAAATATTATCCATCCTATCACCAATGCTATTTTcctgtaaatgtaataaaaatattctacaaaattgacaatttaaattgacaattttcacaaatatgataaaatatcaaagctttatatattaatataaattgtaaacatGATATATGACATCATTCTAGGtaaattgatagattgattggcaTTGCTTAATGCCATTTTCAACACATTTGGCTACATCTTGATGGTAAGTTCTACTGGTATATAGAGAAAGCTTAATTACCCAGAGAGAAACATACACCCTTATTAGGGAACCAGGCAATCAGATTAGGCATGTTAGGTTCAAAAGCATCTTGCCATCAGGTGGGTTGGAAATCCTAACAAAAATTATCATTTAGCAGCTGATGAGCGACTGTCAAATTTAATGCCAACAAAAAAGTgatgataatacatgtaataacaatgaacatttagaaaacttttgttttcaaaattgttttaatataactgTTTTTCCCATgtattgacaaaataaaaatatctgaaaaagtgtTTTTGTGTTGTGTATAAACTTACACTCCCTTTTCTGTAGTATGTT encodes:
- the LOC139493478 gene encoding translocation protein SEC63 homolog, with the protein product MAMEFEYDEEGGTFFYFLLSFWGLVIIPATYYFWPRTKTDAGPDLKKRECNCEPCQLKRQRLNVQGKWKHTTEKGVKIALVIGWIIFLLLAYKVSKIQMEYVEYDPYMELDVDRGASQKEIKKAYRKLSLIFHPDKETGDHKKFMKIAKAYAALTDEETMKNWEEYGNPDGPGVTKFGIALPKWIIEKENSIWVLAVYGLLFMVLLPVVVGAWWYRSIKFSKDQVLLDTTRLYYYFFQKIPNMMLKKVVMVLAGSFEFDKFHNQEIVERPSDNEEVPQLIKMLPNLEEKHKEKPLCYPYSVKARALLHAHFNRLELSQNTLEIDKMYVLKKTPFLVNEMVTIVAQLVSGAARNAVQYMPRLETVENCMKVSQMIIQGLDQKSSPLLQLPHIKPEMLKHFSTKKRHITRIKDFIGMKDSERKSLCRQLSPDEYRDVMSVCATMPYIVMTIRSEVLDDEDSTITAGSIVTVTVTLTRQDLEVLFEQEQEDNAPEIENIEETEETEANNDDNTQKKVVQKAWEKPKKGKKKAAKPKKKAKQAFNWKAASTSAAGAASDKTEEKSEEKEEKGDTDDEGKAVVATNPDNDESEVESEQEEHDSEAENSASSSALSKRRSSGSGFETKKDKDKDDEHALDDEEQWKIYQEEAKKEFSIETKAKESPAVHCPYFPEAKQEGWWLYVSDKKQHMLITAPVQILTLKEKEEITLKFLAPGKPGAYTYTVNLKSDSFFDFDQAQNIKLDVKDAKIIEDHPQWDISEDEDAEKDDDSDSDYSTEGDDSD